One genomic window of Nicotiana sylvestris chromosome 10, ASM39365v2, whole genome shotgun sequence includes the following:
- the LOC104224810 gene encoding probable Xaa-Pro aminopeptidase P: MESLCGPFRNLESFAEPDNVSPHKRGIRNGPKALKPAPVIMRCKPTLSNANTLDVPLLGNKLTGLSCTKEQSSFVENLFFPPSMVLVAGNEVFLGDLVVPNISCFDHRTFFKKEGRCMDAFSDGVIFNFLNGFMFYVGLSANGAIIHYKPEPDSCSVVDGKELFLLDSGGQYIDGTTDITRTVHFGEPSARERECFTRVLQGHIALDQAVFPENTPGFVLDAFARSSLWKVGLDYRHGTGHGVGAALNVHEGPHSISFRFGNMTPLLRGMIVSNEPGYYEDHQFGIRIENLLSVKEDSLMTAMWWRSFISNDVMNRIDFGITVFEMLQSCIDAVQDIVEKSARSLKLPVWPYYILCGPHW; the protein is encoded by the exons atggagtctctttgcgggcctttcaGGAATCTGGAATCATTTGCCGAACCAGACAAT GTTTCCCCTCATAAGAGAGGCATAAGAAATGGACCAAAGGCTCTAAAACCAGCGCCAGTGATTATGCGGTGCAA GCCTACACTATCCAATGCTAATACTCTTGATGTTCCTCTTCTTGGAAATAAACTTACAGG GTTAAGTTGTACCAAAGAGCAGAGTTCTTTTGTTGAAAATTTATTCTTCCCTCCCTCTATGGTATTGGTAGCTG GTAATGAAGTGTTTCTTGGCGATCTTGTTGTTCCTAATATTTCTTGTTTTGATCATAGGACTTTCTTCAAAAAAGAAGGCAG ATGTATGGATGCTTTCTCTGATGGAGtgatattcaattttcttaatggATTTAT GTTTTATGTTGGTTTGAGTGCCAATGGTGCTATAATTCATTACAAGCCAGAGCCAGATAGTTGTAGCGTTGTGGATGGGAAGGAACTCTTCCTCTTAGACAGTGGAGGCCAATATATTGATGGAACGACTGACATTACTAGGACAGTGCATTTCGGTGAACCATCTGCAAGAGAGAGAGAATGTTTCACCCGAGTACTACAG GGTCACATAGCACTTGACCAAGCAGTTTTCCCTGAGAATACCCCTGGTTTCGTGTTGGATGCATTTGCACGGTCTTCCCTATGGAAGGTTGGCCTTGATTACCGGCATG GAACTGGGCATGGTGTAGGAGCTGCACTAAATGTTCATGAAGGCCCACATAGCATTAGTTTCCGCTTTGGAAATATGACTCCCTTATTGAGAGGAATGATTGTCAGCAATGAACCCGGTTACTATGAAGACCATCAATTTGGCATTCGAATTGAG AATCTTCTTTCCGTCAAAGAGGATagtttgatgacagccatgtggtggcggtccttcatctcaaatgatgtgatg AATAGGATTGATTTTGGAATAACTGTTTTTGAGATGTTACAGAGTTgtattgatgcagtgcaggacatagtggaaaaaagTGCTAGGTCTCTAAAGTTGCCAGTGTGGCCGTACTACAttctgtgtggaccgcactggtgA